One window of Athalia rosae chromosome 2, iyAthRosa1.1, whole genome shotgun sequence genomic DNA carries:
- the LOC105692251 gene encoding relaxin receptor 2 isoform X8 — protein MVRENMPTMNLLTILLHLLATVCPSTSSISDSEICDEGHFKCNGSSVCVPQRQNCDAKFDCPDGSDEWNCADLPGATFWDHLFRKRPAAERDDQGHVDCAWRNFKSICACKGNDIFCQYKNISRVPALPSRNLMLLDLSGNPFTTLSESNLGKLPEVNTLVLQHCSINRIEKGTFDGLASTSTLYLSHNEIGELKEKLFPPQNKLKILVLSSNRLKTLPVNVFLNLAQLNELDLRSNSLTEVNALSLQPLVNLRTLYLNGNQLTTIKGSFPCLENMATLSLANNKLRDIPVNAFVNLPGLMYLFLSGNRLIKLRTGSFNNLDHLLALNLNENAIDEIEIEAFSPLVNLTSLDLKGNKFRKPDRTVLKSLGKLEYVYFDEFAMCLAARWVRVCEPKGDGISSLQHLLDNPILRASVWMMAVCACTGNILVLLGRLLARESNAVHSLYIRNLALSDLLMGLYLILIAAADIVYRGRYIDYEEIWRHSVTCNLCGFLSTLSCESSALILSLVTWDRFVSVTQPLARRQPSPRRATLHLVALWLASGIVAALPLTGASYFGNEFYGSNGVCLSLHIHDPFAKGWEYSAVMFILVNTVALVFIIYAYVRMLREIKISSVALRSTQESQERAVAQRFGVIVATDCLCWVPIIAVKLVALTAQR, from the exons ATGGTCAGGGAAAATATGCCAACGATGAACCTATTAACGATACTTCTGCACCTGCTGGCAACAG tCTGCCCGAGCACCTCGTCGATATCAGACTCCGAGATTTGCGACGAAGGTCATTTCAAGTGCAACGGAAGTTCGGTGTGCGTACCCCAAAGGCAAAATTGCGACGCCAAATTTGATTGCCCTGACGGATCCGACGAATGGAATTGCG CTGATTTACCTGGAGCTACATTTTGGGATCATTTATTCCGGAAAAGGCCAGCCGCTGAACGCGATGATCAGGGCCACGTTGACTGCG CCTGgaggaatttcaaatcaatttgCGCGTGCAAAGGAAACGACATATTTTGCCAGTACAAAAACATCTCGAGGGTTCCAGCGCTGCCTTCCCGTAACCTGATGCTTCT GGATCTTTCCGGAAACCCGTTCACGACATTGAGTGAATCGAATCTTGGGAAACTTCCGGAAGTGAATACCTT GGTCCTGCAACACTGCTCCATCAACCGTATCGAAAAAGGCACGTTCGACGGACTCGCTTCCACCAGCACACT ataccTGAGCCACAATGAAATCGGAGAGCTGAAGGAGAAGCTTTTCCCACCGCAGAACAAGTTGAAAATACT GGTGCTGAGCAGCAACAGGCTGAAGACTCTCCCGGTAAATGTATTCCTGAACTTGGCGCAGCTTAACGAACT GGACTTGCGTTCGAATTCATTGACGGAAGTGAACGCGCTCTCTCTTCAACCCTTGGTCAACCTTCGTACTCT ATACCTAAACGGAAACCAGCTGACCACTATTAAAGGTTCTTTTCCGTGCCTAGAAAATATGGCAACGCTTTCTCTAGCGAACAACAAACTACGAGATATCCCAGTGAACGCTTTTGTCAACTTACCCGGTCTAATGTACTT attTTTATCCGGCAATAGATTGATCAAACTTCGTACCGGCAGCTTTAATAATCTGGATCATTTACTCGCCCT GAACTTGAACGAAAATGCCATCGACGAAATCGAGATCGAGGCCTTTTCTCCTCTGGTTAATTTGACGTCTCT GGACTTGAAGGGGAACAAATTCCGAAAACCGGATCGTACGGTGTTAAAGTCACTGGGCAAGCTCGAATATGT GTACTTCGACGAGTTCGCGATGTGTCTGGCGGCACGATGGGTCCGCGTATGCGAACCCAAGGGTGACGGAATTTCCTCGTTACAGCATCTCTTAGACAATCCGATCTTAAGAGCCAG CGTGTGGATGATGGCCGTATGCGCCTGCACCGGCAACATTCTGGTTCTTCTCGGAAGACTTCTTGCCAGAGAAAGTAACGCCGTTCACAGTCTGTACATCAG AAATCTTGCCCTTTCCGATCTACTCATGGGACTTTACTTGATATTGATCGCGGCTGCCGATATCGTGTACAGAGGACGATATATCGACTACGAAGAAATTTGGAGACACAGTGTCACCTGCAATCTGTGCG GATTCCTGAGCACTCTGAGCTGCGAAAGTTCCGCTTTAATTTTATCACTGGTGACATGGGATCGCTTCGTGTCGGTGACACAGCCCTTGGCACGAAGACAACCGTCCCCAAGACGCGCGACCTTACACCTAGTCGCCCTATGGCTAGCTTCGGGAATAGTAGCGGCGCTTCCCCTCACGGGTGCTTCCTACTTCGGAAATGAATTCTACGGAAGTAACGGCGTCTGTCTCAGTCTCCACATCCACGATCCCTTCGCCAAG GGTTGGGAGTACAGCGCGGTGATGTTCATCCTCGTGAACACTGTAGCCCTTGTATTCATAATTTACGCTTACGTTCGGATGCTGCGTGAGATAAAAATCAGCAGCGTTGCACTACGTTCGACGCAAGAAAGTCAAGAGCGAGCCGTGGCGCAACGTTTCGGCGTAATAGTGGCGACCGATTGCCTCTGTTGGGTGCCTATTATCGCCGTTAAATTGGTCGCTCTGACTG CACAACGGTAG
- the LOC105692251 gene encoding relaxin receptor 2 isoform X1, whose amino-acid sequence MVRENMPTMNLLTILLHLLATVCPSTSSISDSEICDEGHFKCNGSSVCVPQRQNCDAKFDCPDGSDEWNCADLPGATFWDHLFRKRPAAERDDQGHVDCAWRNFKSICACKGNDIFCQYKNISRVPALPSRNLMLLDLSGNPFTTLSESNLGKLPEVNTLVLQHCSINRIEKGTFDGLASTSTLYLSHNEIGELKEKLFPPQNKLKILVLSSNRLKTLPVNVFLNLAQLNELDLRSNSLTEVNALSLQPLVNLRTLYLNGNQLTTIKGSFPCLENMATLSLANNKLRDIPVNAFVNLPGLMYLFLSGNRLIKLRTGSFNNLDHLLALNLNENAIDEIEIEAFSPLVNLTSLDLKGNKFRKPDRTVLKSLGKLEYVYFDEFAMCLAARWVRVCEPKGDGISSLQHLLDNPILRASVWMMAVCACTGNILVLLGRLLARESNAVHSLYIRNLALSDLLMGLYLILIAAADIVYRGRYIDYEEIWRHSVTCNLCGFLSTLSCESSALILSLVTWDRFVSVTQPLARRQPSPRRATLHLVALWLASGIVAALPLTGASYFGNEFYGSNGVCLSLHIHDPFAKGWEYSAVMFILVNTVALVFIIYAYVRMLREIKISSVALRSTQESQERAVAQRFGVIVATDCLCWVPIIAVKLVALTGLHVDEGLYAWLAVLVLPINSALNPVLYTLTTSMFKRQVSGVLAAVRARVYSEHHRRRHRSTFRNGHCSDSALSYSLGVLPHRQRSSSACRVLCSADSKRRLVRNRHNGSTCSKLGSVRSISSLSLSSVRASDRPRIPQSRRVEECAPFIVSRLESDRSIQVVVTSSISTPTANETLENVGDV is encoded by the exons ATGGTCAGGGAAAATATGCCAACGATGAACCTATTAACGATACTTCTGCACCTGCTGGCAACAG tCTGCCCGAGCACCTCGTCGATATCAGACTCCGAGATTTGCGACGAAGGTCATTTCAAGTGCAACGGAAGTTCGGTGTGCGTACCCCAAAGGCAAAATTGCGACGCCAAATTTGATTGCCCTGACGGATCCGACGAATGGAATTGCG CTGATTTACCTGGAGCTACATTTTGGGATCATTTATTCCGGAAAAGGCCAGCCGCTGAACGCGATGATCAGGGCCACGTTGACTGCG CCTGgaggaatttcaaatcaatttgCGCGTGCAAAGGAAACGACATATTTTGCCAGTACAAAAACATCTCGAGGGTTCCAGCGCTGCCTTCCCGTAACCTGATGCTTCT GGATCTTTCCGGAAACCCGTTCACGACATTGAGTGAATCGAATCTTGGGAAACTTCCGGAAGTGAATACCTT GGTCCTGCAACACTGCTCCATCAACCGTATCGAAAAAGGCACGTTCGACGGACTCGCTTCCACCAGCACACT ataccTGAGCCACAATGAAATCGGAGAGCTGAAGGAGAAGCTTTTCCCACCGCAGAACAAGTTGAAAATACT GGTGCTGAGCAGCAACAGGCTGAAGACTCTCCCGGTAAATGTATTCCTGAACTTGGCGCAGCTTAACGAACT GGACTTGCGTTCGAATTCATTGACGGAAGTGAACGCGCTCTCTCTTCAACCCTTGGTCAACCTTCGTACTCT ATACCTAAACGGAAACCAGCTGACCACTATTAAAGGTTCTTTTCCGTGCCTAGAAAATATGGCAACGCTTTCTCTAGCGAACAACAAACTACGAGATATCCCAGTGAACGCTTTTGTCAACTTACCCGGTCTAATGTACTT attTTTATCCGGCAATAGATTGATCAAACTTCGTACCGGCAGCTTTAATAATCTGGATCATTTACTCGCCCT GAACTTGAACGAAAATGCCATCGACGAAATCGAGATCGAGGCCTTTTCTCCTCTGGTTAATTTGACGTCTCT GGACTTGAAGGGGAACAAATTCCGAAAACCGGATCGTACGGTGTTAAAGTCACTGGGCAAGCTCGAATATGT GTACTTCGACGAGTTCGCGATGTGTCTGGCGGCACGATGGGTCCGCGTATGCGAACCCAAGGGTGACGGAATTTCCTCGTTACAGCATCTCTTAGACAATCCGATCTTAAGAGCCAG CGTGTGGATGATGGCCGTATGCGCCTGCACCGGCAACATTCTGGTTCTTCTCGGAAGACTTCTTGCCAGAGAAAGTAACGCCGTTCACAGTCTGTACATCAG AAATCTTGCCCTTTCCGATCTACTCATGGGACTTTACTTGATATTGATCGCGGCTGCCGATATCGTGTACAGAGGACGATATATCGACTACGAAGAAATTTGGAGACACAGTGTCACCTGCAATCTGTGCG GATTCCTGAGCACTCTGAGCTGCGAAAGTTCCGCTTTAATTTTATCACTGGTGACATGGGATCGCTTCGTGTCGGTGACACAGCCCTTGGCACGAAGACAACCGTCCCCAAGACGCGCGACCTTACACCTAGTCGCCCTATGGCTAGCTTCGGGAATAGTAGCGGCGCTTCCCCTCACGGGTGCTTCCTACTTCGGAAATGAATTCTACGGAAGTAACGGCGTCTGTCTCAGTCTCCACATCCACGATCCCTTCGCCAAG GGTTGGGAGTACAGCGCGGTGATGTTCATCCTCGTGAACACTGTAGCCCTTGTATTCATAATTTACGCTTACGTTCGGATGCTGCGTGAGATAAAAATCAGCAGCGTTGCACTACGTTCGACGCAAGAAAGTCAAGAGCGAGCCGTGGCGCAACGTTTCGGCGTAATAGTGGCGACCGATTGCCTCTGTTGGGTGCCTATTATCGCCGTTAAATTGGTCGCTCTGACTG GGCTTCACGTAGACGAGGGACTTTACGCTTGGTTGGCGGTACTCGTGTTACCCATAAATTCGGCACTGAATCCCGTTCTCTACACACTCACCACGAGCATGTTCAAGCGACAG GTGTCGGGAGTCCTCGCAGCGGTAAGGGCGCGGGTCTACTCCGaacatcatcgtcgtcgtcatcgttcCACATTCCGAAACGGTCATTGCAGCGACAGCGCCTTGTCCTACAGCCTTGGGGTTCTACCGCATCGTCAGAGATCTTCGTCCGCTTGCAGGGTGCTCTGCTCGGCGGACAGCAAACGACGCTTGGTGCGAAATAGG CACAACGGTAGTACCTGCAGCAAACTCGGTAGCGTGAGATCCATTTCATCGTTGAGCCTCTCCTCCGTAAGAGCTTCGGACAGACCCAGAATTCCCCAATCACGACGCGTCGAGGAGTGCGCGCCCTTCATCGTTTCCAG GCTGGAGAGCGATCGGTCGATACAAGTGGTTGTGACCTCGTCAATCTCGACCCCAACAGCGAACGAGACGTTAGAAAACGTGGGCGACGTTTGA
- the LOC105692251 gene encoding relaxin receptor 2 isoform X3: protein MVRENMPTMNLLTILLHLLATVCPSTSSISDSEICDEGHFKCNGSSVCVPQRQNCDAKFDCPDGSDEWNCAWRNFKSICACKGNDIFCQYKNISRVPALPSRNLMLLDLSGNPFTTLSESNLGKLPEVNTLVLQHCSINRIEKGTFDGLASTSTLYLSHNEIGELKEKLFPPQNKLKILVLSSNRLKTLPVNVFLNLAQLNELDLRSNSLTEVNALSLQPLVNLRTLYLNGNQLTTIKGSFPCLENMATLSLANNKLRDIPVNAFVNLPGLMYLFLSGNRLIKLRTGSFNNLDHLLALNLNENAIDEIEIEAFSPLVNLTSLDLKGNKFRKPDRTVLKSLGKLEYVYFDEFAMCLAARWVRVCEPKGDGISSLQHLLDNPILRASVWMMAVCACTGNILVLLGRLLARESNAVHSLYIRNLALSDLLMGLYLILIAAADIVYRGRYIDYEEIWRHSVTCNLCGFLSTLSCESSALILSLVTWDRFVSVTQPLARRQPSPRRATLHLVALWLASGIVAALPLTGASYFGNEFYGSNGVCLSLHIHDPFAKGWEYSAVMFILVNTVALVFIIYAYVRMLREIKISSVALRSTQESQERAVAQRFGVIVATDCLCWVPIIAVKLVALTGLHVDEGLYAWLAVLVLPINSALNPVLYTLTTSMFKRQVSGVLAAVRARVYSEHHRRRHRSTFRNGHCSDSALSYSLGVLPHRQRSSSACRVLCSADSKRRLVRNRHNGSTCSKLGSVRSISSLSLSSVRASDRPRIPQSRRVEECAPFIVSRLESDRSIQVVVTSSISTPTANETLENVGDV from the exons ATGGTCAGGGAAAATATGCCAACGATGAACCTATTAACGATACTTCTGCACCTGCTGGCAACAG tCTGCCCGAGCACCTCGTCGATATCAGACTCCGAGATTTGCGACGAAGGTCATTTCAAGTGCAACGGAAGTTCGGTGTGCGTACCCCAAAGGCAAAATTGCGACGCCAAATTTGATTGCCCTGACGGATCCGACGAATGGAATTGCG CCTGgaggaatttcaaatcaatttgCGCGTGCAAAGGAAACGACATATTTTGCCAGTACAAAAACATCTCGAGGGTTCCAGCGCTGCCTTCCCGTAACCTGATGCTTCT GGATCTTTCCGGAAACCCGTTCACGACATTGAGTGAATCGAATCTTGGGAAACTTCCGGAAGTGAATACCTT GGTCCTGCAACACTGCTCCATCAACCGTATCGAAAAAGGCACGTTCGACGGACTCGCTTCCACCAGCACACT ataccTGAGCCACAATGAAATCGGAGAGCTGAAGGAGAAGCTTTTCCCACCGCAGAACAAGTTGAAAATACT GGTGCTGAGCAGCAACAGGCTGAAGACTCTCCCGGTAAATGTATTCCTGAACTTGGCGCAGCTTAACGAACT GGACTTGCGTTCGAATTCATTGACGGAAGTGAACGCGCTCTCTCTTCAACCCTTGGTCAACCTTCGTACTCT ATACCTAAACGGAAACCAGCTGACCACTATTAAAGGTTCTTTTCCGTGCCTAGAAAATATGGCAACGCTTTCTCTAGCGAACAACAAACTACGAGATATCCCAGTGAACGCTTTTGTCAACTTACCCGGTCTAATGTACTT attTTTATCCGGCAATAGATTGATCAAACTTCGTACCGGCAGCTTTAATAATCTGGATCATTTACTCGCCCT GAACTTGAACGAAAATGCCATCGACGAAATCGAGATCGAGGCCTTTTCTCCTCTGGTTAATTTGACGTCTCT GGACTTGAAGGGGAACAAATTCCGAAAACCGGATCGTACGGTGTTAAAGTCACTGGGCAAGCTCGAATATGT GTACTTCGACGAGTTCGCGATGTGTCTGGCGGCACGATGGGTCCGCGTATGCGAACCCAAGGGTGACGGAATTTCCTCGTTACAGCATCTCTTAGACAATCCGATCTTAAGAGCCAG CGTGTGGATGATGGCCGTATGCGCCTGCACCGGCAACATTCTGGTTCTTCTCGGAAGACTTCTTGCCAGAGAAAGTAACGCCGTTCACAGTCTGTACATCAG AAATCTTGCCCTTTCCGATCTACTCATGGGACTTTACTTGATATTGATCGCGGCTGCCGATATCGTGTACAGAGGACGATATATCGACTACGAAGAAATTTGGAGACACAGTGTCACCTGCAATCTGTGCG GATTCCTGAGCACTCTGAGCTGCGAAAGTTCCGCTTTAATTTTATCACTGGTGACATGGGATCGCTTCGTGTCGGTGACACAGCCCTTGGCACGAAGACAACCGTCCCCAAGACGCGCGACCTTACACCTAGTCGCCCTATGGCTAGCTTCGGGAATAGTAGCGGCGCTTCCCCTCACGGGTGCTTCCTACTTCGGAAATGAATTCTACGGAAGTAACGGCGTCTGTCTCAGTCTCCACATCCACGATCCCTTCGCCAAG GGTTGGGAGTACAGCGCGGTGATGTTCATCCTCGTGAACACTGTAGCCCTTGTATTCATAATTTACGCTTACGTTCGGATGCTGCGTGAGATAAAAATCAGCAGCGTTGCACTACGTTCGACGCAAGAAAGTCAAGAGCGAGCCGTGGCGCAACGTTTCGGCGTAATAGTGGCGACCGATTGCCTCTGTTGGGTGCCTATTATCGCCGTTAAATTGGTCGCTCTGACTG GGCTTCACGTAGACGAGGGACTTTACGCTTGGTTGGCGGTACTCGTGTTACCCATAAATTCGGCACTGAATCCCGTTCTCTACACACTCACCACGAGCATGTTCAAGCGACAG GTGTCGGGAGTCCTCGCAGCGGTAAGGGCGCGGGTCTACTCCGaacatcatcgtcgtcgtcatcgttcCACATTCCGAAACGGTCATTGCAGCGACAGCGCCTTGTCCTACAGCCTTGGGGTTCTACCGCATCGTCAGAGATCTTCGTCCGCTTGCAGGGTGCTCTGCTCGGCGGACAGCAAACGACGCTTGGTGCGAAATAGG CACAACGGTAGTACCTGCAGCAAACTCGGTAGCGTGAGATCCATTTCATCGTTGAGCCTCTCCTCCGTAAGAGCTTCGGACAGACCCAGAATTCCCCAATCACGACGCGTCGAGGAGTGCGCGCCCTTCATCGTTTCCAG GCTGGAGAGCGATCGGTCGATACAAGTGGTTGTGACCTCGTCAATCTCGACCCCAACAGCGAACGAGACGTTAGAAAACGTGGGCGACGTTTGA
- the LOC105692251 gene encoding relaxin receptor 2 isoform X2 yields the protein MVRENMPTMNLLTILLHLLATVCPSTSSISDSEICDEGHFKCNGSSVCVPQRQNCDAKFDCPDGSDEWNCADLPGATFWDHLFRKRPAAERDDQGHVDCAWRNFKSICACKGNDIFCQYKNISRVPALPSRNLMLLDLSGNPFTTLSESNLGKLPEVNTLVLQHCSINRIEKGTFDGLASTSTLYLSHNEIGELKEKLFPPQNKLKILVLSSNRLKTLPVNVFLNLAQLNELDLRSNSLTEVNALSLQPLVNLRTLYLNGNQLTTIKGSFPCLENMATLSLANNKLRDIPVNAFVNLPGLMYLFLSGNRLIKLRTGSFNNLDHLLALNLNENAIDEIEIEAFSPLVNLTSLDLKGNKFRKPDRTVLKSLGKLEYVYFDEFAMCLAARWVRVCEPKGDGISSLQHLLDNPILRASVWMMAVCACTGNILVLLGRLLARESNAVHSLYIRNLALSDLLMGLYLILIAAADIVYRGRYIDYEEIWRHSVTCNLCGFLSTLSCESSALILSLVTWDRFVSVTQPLARRQPSPRRATLHLVALWLASGIVAALPLTGASYFGNEFYGSNGVCLSLHIHDPFAKGWEYSAVMFILVNTVALVFIIYAYVRMLREIKISSVALRSTQESQERAVAQRFGVIVATDCLCWVPIIAVKLVALTGLHVDEGLYAWLAVLVLPINSALNPVLYTLTTSMFKRQVSGVLAAVRARVYSEHHRRRHRSTFRNGHCSDSALSYSLGVLPHRQRSSSACRVLCSADSKRRLVRNRHNGSTCSKLGSVRSISSLSLSSVRASDRPRIPQSRRVEECAPFIVSRSVDTRWRAIGRYKWL from the exons ATGGTCAGGGAAAATATGCCAACGATGAACCTATTAACGATACTTCTGCACCTGCTGGCAACAG tCTGCCCGAGCACCTCGTCGATATCAGACTCCGAGATTTGCGACGAAGGTCATTTCAAGTGCAACGGAAGTTCGGTGTGCGTACCCCAAAGGCAAAATTGCGACGCCAAATTTGATTGCCCTGACGGATCCGACGAATGGAATTGCG CTGATTTACCTGGAGCTACATTTTGGGATCATTTATTCCGGAAAAGGCCAGCCGCTGAACGCGATGATCAGGGCCACGTTGACTGCG CCTGgaggaatttcaaatcaatttgCGCGTGCAAAGGAAACGACATATTTTGCCAGTACAAAAACATCTCGAGGGTTCCAGCGCTGCCTTCCCGTAACCTGATGCTTCT GGATCTTTCCGGAAACCCGTTCACGACATTGAGTGAATCGAATCTTGGGAAACTTCCGGAAGTGAATACCTT GGTCCTGCAACACTGCTCCATCAACCGTATCGAAAAAGGCACGTTCGACGGACTCGCTTCCACCAGCACACT ataccTGAGCCACAATGAAATCGGAGAGCTGAAGGAGAAGCTTTTCCCACCGCAGAACAAGTTGAAAATACT GGTGCTGAGCAGCAACAGGCTGAAGACTCTCCCGGTAAATGTATTCCTGAACTTGGCGCAGCTTAACGAACT GGACTTGCGTTCGAATTCATTGACGGAAGTGAACGCGCTCTCTCTTCAACCCTTGGTCAACCTTCGTACTCT ATACCTAAACGGAAACCAGCTGACCACTATTAAAGGTTCTTTTCCGTGCCTAGAAAATATGGCAACGCTTTCTCTAGCGAACAACAAACTACGAGATATCCCAGTGAACGCTTTTGTCAACTTACCCGGTCTAATGTACTT attTTTATCCGGCAATAGATTGATCAAACTTCGTACCGGCAGCTTTAATAATCTGGATCATTTACTCGCCCT GAACTTGAACGAAAATGCCATCGACGAAATCGAGATCGAGGCCTTTTCTCCTCTGGTTAATTTGACGTCTCT GGACTTGAAGGGGAACAAATTCCGAAAACCGGATCGTACGGTGTTAAAGTCACTGGGCAAGCTCGAATATGT GTACTTCGACGAGTTCGCGATGTGTCTGGCGGCACGATGGGTCCGCGTATGCGAACCCAAGGGTGACGGAATTTCCTCGTTACAGCATCTCTTAGACAATCCGATCTTAAGAGCCAG CGTGTGGATGATGGCCGTATGCGCCTGCACCGGCAACATTCTGGTTCTTCTCGGAAGACTTCTTGCCAGAGAAAGTAACGCCGTTCACAGTCTGTACATCAG AAATCTTGCCCTTTCCGATCTACTCATGGGACTTTACTTGATATTGATCGCGGCTGCCGATATCGTGTACAGAGGACGATATATCGACTACGAAGAAATTTGGAGACACAGTGTCACCTGCAATCTGTGCG GATTCCTGAGCACTCTGAGCTGCGAAAGTTCCGCTTTAATTTTATCACTGGTGACATGGGATCGCTTCGTGTCGGTGACACAGCCCTTGGCACGAAGACAACCGTCCCCAAGACGCGCGACCTTACACCTAGTCGCCCTATGGCTAGCTTCGGGAATAGTAGCGGCGCTTCCCCTCACGGGTGCTTCCTACTTCGGAAATGAATTCTACGGAAGTAACGGCGTCTGTCTCAGTCTCCACATCCACGATCCCTTCGCCAAG GGTTGGGAGTACAGCGCGGTGATGTTCATCCTCGTGAACACTGTAGCCCTTGTATTCATAATTTACGCTTACGTTCGGATGCTGCGTGAGATAAAAATCAGCAGCGTTGCACTACGTTCGACGCAAGAAAGTCAAGAGCGAGCCGTGGCGCAACGTTTCGGCGTAATAGTGGCGACCGATTGCCTCTGTTGGGTGCCTATTATCGCCGTTAAATTGGTCGCTCTGACTG GGCTTCACGTAGACGAGGGACTTTACGCTTGGTTGGCGGTACTCGTGTTACCCATAAATTCGGCACTGAATCCCGTTCTCTACACACTCACCACGAGCATGTTCAAGCGACAG GTGTCGGGAGTCCTCGCAGCGGTAAGGGCGCGGGTCTACTCCGaacatcatcgtcgtcgtcatcgttcCACATTCCGAAACGGTCATTGCAGCGACAGCGCCTTGTCCTACAGCCTTGGGGTTCTACCGCATCGTCAGAGATCTTCGTCCGCTTGCAGGGTGCTCTGCTCGGCGGACAGCAAACGACGCTTGGTGCGAAATAGG CACAACGGTAGTACCTGCAGCAAACTCGGTAGCGTGAGATCCATTTCATCGTTGAGCCTCTCCTCCGTAAGAGCTTCGGACAGACCCAGAATTCCCCAATCACGACGCGTCGAGGAGTGCGCGCCCTTCATCGTTTCCAGGTCAGTTGACACCC GCTGGAGAGCGATCGGTCGATACAAGTGGTTGTGA